The following coding sequences lie in one Pseudoxanthomonas sp. SE1 genomic window:
- the rnhB gene encoding ribonuclease HII yields the protein MTAASLFPMPDVRLVAGVDEAGRGPLAGPVAVAAVILDASRPIPGLNDSKQLSEAKREALFPLIQARALAWQVVFVEPDEIDRLNILQATLEGMRRAIAALQPLPELVRIDGNRAPKGLDCMAETLVGGDAIEPAIMAASILAKVSRDRLMVQMHADFPQYGFAVHKGYPTPAHLRALAAHGPCPHHRHSFAPVRAVLAPR from the coding sequence GGCGTCGATGAAGCTGGCCGCGGACCGCTTGCGGGGCCGGTCGCTGTCGCCGCGGTGATCCTGGACGCGTCACGCCCCATCCCTGGCCTCAACGATTCCAAGCAACTCAGCGAAGCGAAGCGCGAAGCGCTGTTCCCGTTGATCCAGGCGCGTGCGCTCGCGTGGCAGGTGGTATTCGTCGAGCCCGACGAGATCGATCGCCTCAACATCCTGCAGGCGACACTGGAAGGCATGCGTCGCGCCATCGCCGCGCTGCAGCCGCTGCCGGAACTGGTGCGCATCGACGGCAACCGCGCCCCGAAAGGCCTCGATTGCATGGCCGAGACACTCGTCGGCGGCGACGCGATCGAACCCGCCATCATGGCGGCGTCGATCCTGGCGAAGGTGTCGCGCGACCGCCTGATGGTGCAGATGCACGCGGACTTCCCGCAGTACGGCTTCGCGGTGCACAAGGGCTATCCGACGCCCGCGCACCTGCGCGCGCTGGCGGCACATGGGCCGTGTCCCCACCACCGTCACAGCTTCGCTCCGGTGCGGGCCGTTCTCGCGCCACGATAG